The following proteins are co-located in the Neisseria sp. Marseille-Q6792 genome:
- a CDS encoding thymidylate synthase, producing the protein MKAYLDLMRHVLDNGTDKSDRTGTGTRSVFGYQMRFDLGKGFPLLTTKKLHLRSIIYELLWFLKGDTNIKYLKDNNVSIWDEWADENGDLGPVYGYQWRSWPAPDGRHIDQIANVVEQIKKNPDSRRLIVSAWNPALVDEMALPPCHALFQFYVTDGKLSCQLYQRSADIFLGVPFNIASYALLTMMMAQVCGLEAGEFVHTFGDAHLYRNHFEQAALQLEREPRALPVMKINPEVKDLFAFKFEDFELEGYDPHPHIKAAVSV; encoded by the coding sequence ATGAAGGCTTATTTGGACTTGATGCGCCACGTCCTCGACAACGGTACGGACAAATCAGACCGCACCGGTACGGGCACGCGCTCCGTATTTGGTTATCAGATGCGTTTTGACTTGGGCAAAGGTTTTCCGCTGCTGACGACCAAAAAGCTGCATTTGCGCTCGATTATTTATGAACTGCTCTGGTTCCTCAAAGGCGATACCAATATCAAATACCTGAAGGACAACAATGTTTCCATTTGGGACGAGTGGGCGGACGAAAACGGCGATTTAGGCCCGGTTTACGGCTATCAATGGCGCAGCTGGCCCGCGCCCGACGGTAGGCATATCGACCAAATCGCCAATGTGGTGGAACAAATCAAGAAAAACCCCGACTCGCGCCGCCTGATTGTGTCGGCGTGGAATCCGGCCTTGGTCGATGAAATGGCACTGCCGCCCTGCCACGCGCTGTTTCAGTTTTACGTTACTGACGGCAAACTGTCCTGTCAGCTTTACCAGCGCAGCGCGGATATTTTCCTCGGCGTGCCGTTTAATATTGCCAGCTACGCGCTGTTGACGATGATGATGGCGCAAGTGTGCGGATTGGAGGCGGGCGAGTTTGTCCATACGTTTGGCGACGCGCATTTGTACCGCAACCATTTCGAGCAGGCCGCATTGCAGTTGGAACGCGAACCGCGTGCCTTGCCTGTGATGAAAATCAATCCTGAAGTCAAAGATTTGTTTGCCTTCAAGTTTGAAGATTTTGAGTTGGAAGGTTACGACCCTCATCCGCATATCAAGGCGGCAGTGTCGGTTTAG
- the gdhA gene encoding NADP-specific glutamate dehydrogenase has product MTDLNTLFANLKQRNPNQEPFHQAVEEVFMSLDPFLAKNPKYTQQSLLERIVEPERVVMFRVTWQDDKGQVQVNRGYRIQMNSAIGPYKGGLRFHPTVDLGVLKFLAFEQVFKNALTTLPMGGGKGGSDFDPKGKSDAEVMRFCQAFMTELYRHIGADTDVPAGDIGVGGREIGYLFGQYKKIRNEFTSVLTGKGLEWGGSLIRPEATGYGCVYFAQAMLQTRNDSFEGKRVLISGSGNVAQYAAEKAIQLGAKVLTVSDSNGFVLFPDSGMTEAQLAALIELKEVRRERVATYAKEQGLQYFENQKPWGVAAEIALPCATQNELDEEAAKTLLANGCYVVAEGANMPSTLGAVEQFIKAGILYAPGKASNAGGVATSGLEMSQNAIRLSWTREEVDQRLFGIMQSIHESCLKYGKVGDKVNYVNGANIAGFVKVADAMLAQGF; this is encoded by the coding sequence ATGACTGACTTGAACACCTTGTTTGCCAACCTCAAACAACGCAACCCCAATCAAGAACCGTTCCATCAGGCGGTTGAAGAAGTCTTCATGAGCCTCGATCCGTTTTTGGCAAAAAATCCGAAATACACCCAGCAAAGCCTGCTGGAACGCATCGTCGAACCCGAACGCGTCGTCATGTTCCGCGTAACCTGGCAGGACGATAAAGGTCAAGTCCAAGTCAACCGCGGCTACCGCATTCAAATGAATTCCGCCATCGGCCCTTACAAAGGCGGCTTGCGCTTCCACCCGACCGTCGATTTGGGCGTGTTGAAATTCCTCGCTTTTGAACAAGTCTTCAAAAACGCGCTGACCACCCTGCCTATGGGCGGCGGCAAAGGCGGTTCCGACTTTGATCCTAAAGGCAAATCCGATGCCGAAGTAATGCGCTTCTGCCAAGCCTTTATGACCGAACTCTACCGCCACATCGGCGCAGACACCGATGTTCCGGCCGGCGACATCGGCGTAGGCGGACGCGAAATCGGCTACCTGTTCGGACAATACAAAAAAATCCGCAATGAATTCACTTCCGTCCTGACCGGAAAAGGTTTGGAATGGGGCGGCAGCCTCATCCGCCCCGAGGCGACCGGCTACGGCTGCGTCTATTTCGCACAAGCCATGCTGCAAACCCGCAACGATAGTTTTGAAGGCAAACGCGTCCTGATTTCCGGTTCCGGCAACGTGGCGCAATACGCTGCCGAAAAAGCTATCCAACTGGGCGCGAAAGTGCTGACCGTTTCCGACTCCAACGGCTTCGTCCTCTTCCCCGACAGCGGTATGACCGAAGCGCAACTCGCCGCCTTGATCGAATTGAAAGAAGTCCGCCGCGAACGCGTTGCCACTTATGCCAAAGAGCAAGGTCTGCAATACTTTGAAAACCAAAAACCGTGGGGCGTTGCTGCCGAAATCGCCCTGCCCTGCGCAACCCAGAACGAATTGGACGAAGAAGCCGCCAAAACCTTGTTGGCAAACGGCTGCTACGTTGTTGCCGAAGGCGCGAATATGCCGTCGACTTTGGGCGCGGTCGAGCAATTTATCAAAGCGGGCATCCTCTACGCCCCGGGCAAAGCCTCCAACGCCGGCGGCGTAGCAACTTCGGGCTTGGAAATGAGCCAAAACGCCATCCGCCTGTCTTGGACTCGTGAAGAAGTCGACCAACGCCTGTTCGGCATTATGCAAAGCATCCACGAGTCCTGCCTGAAATACGGCAAAGTCGGCGACAAAGTAAACTACGTCAATGGTGCAAACATTGCCGGCTTCGTCAAAGTTGCCGATGCGATGCTGGCGCAAGGTTTCTAA
- a CDS encoding FadR/GntR family transcriptional regulator: MKLIRPQKISDQVLSVLEGRIVEGVYAEGGKIPPERVLAEEFGVSRPSVRSALNVLVARQVLEARQGDGYYVSVKPQQDFLQSWQELLGKHSNWEQDVFDFSCHIEGCMAALAAERRTDADLKRIGFWLEKFEEACESGNLEHQSEADVSFHQTIADAAHNLLFSHLSGGLLKMLYRQTRSSLIYLNQEEDPRPKLMAQHRVLYEAISNRRPGEASEAAKAHLNYVASSILKDREYQSRNRHADTLAQNDLKRVQDWAV, translated from the coding sequence CAGAAAATCAGCGATCAGGTATTGTCGGTATTGGAAGGCCGTATCGTGGAAGGGGTTTACGCGGAAGGGGGCAAGATTCCGCCCGAACGCGTTTTGGCGGAAGAGTTTGGCGTTTCGCGCCCGTCGGTCAGGTCGGCATTGAATGTTTTGGTTGCCCGTCAGGTTTTGGAAGCGAGGCAGGGCGACGGTTATTATGTTTCGGTCAAGCCGCAGCAGGATTTTTTGCAAAGTTGGCAGGAGCTTTTGGGCAAACATTCCAATTGGGAACAGGATGTTTTTGATTTCAGCTGCCACATCGAGGGCTGTATGGCGGCATTGGCGGCAGAACGCCGGACGGATGCCGATTTGAAGCGGATTGGGTTTTGGCTTGAAAAGTTTGAGGAGGCGTGCGAAAGCGGCAATTTGGAACATCAGAGCGAAGCCGATGTAAGCTTTCATCAGACGATTGCCGATGCGGCGCACAACCTGCTGTTCAGCCATTTGTCGGGCGGTTTGTTGAAAATGCTGTACCGGCAGACGCGCAGCAGCCTTATTTATCTGAATCAGGAAGAAGATCCGCGTCCGAAACTGATGGCGCAGCACCGCGTGCTGTATGAGGCGATATCGAACCGCCGACCGGGCGAGGCTTCGGAGGCGGCAAAGGCTCATTTGAATTATGTGGCGAGCAGCATATTGAAAGACAGGGAATATCAGAGCCGTAACCGCCACGCGGATACTTTGGCGCAAAACGATTTGAAGCGCGTGCAGGATTGGGCGGTGTGA